From Vicinamibacterales bacterium, a single genomic window includes:
- a CDS encoding SDR family oxidoreductase: MAREGDGKTALVTGASAGIGKAFAELLAAKGYGLVLTARRRERLDDLARELTQRHGIPTCVVVADLAEPDAPARIAEAVRAQGLRIDFLINNAGYGVPGSYVNVPWADHQRFMQIMMTAVCDLTYRLLPPMIERGWGRVINIASVAGLVPAPAGHTLYGASKAFLIRFSEALAAENASKGVNVTAVCPGFTYSEFHDVTGTRQQMHSVPKMAWLNAADVAREGYEAVMRGDPVFVNGRIYRLLLWLMGVVPKGIVKRMSGSAGRRYRKA; this comes from the coding sequence ATGGCACGAGAAGGGGATGGCAAGACCGCGCTGGTGACCGGCGCGTCGGCGGGCATCGGCAAGGCGTTCGCCGAGTTGCTGGCGGCGAAGGGCTACGGGCTGGTGCTGACTGCCCGGCGCCGGGAGAGGCTCGACGACCTCGCTCGAGAGCTGACCCAACGGCACGGCATCCCCACCTGCGTTGTCGTCGCCGACCTGGCGGAGCCGGACGCCCCGGCGCGCATCGCCGAGGCCGTGCGCGCCCAGGGACTGCGGATCGACTTCCTGATCAACAACGCCGGCTACGGCGTGCCGGGCAGCTACGTGAACGTGCCGTGGGCAGACCACCAGCGATTCATGCAGATCATGATGACCGCGGTGTGCGACCTCACGTATCGCCTGTTGCCGCCGATGATCGAGCGGGGCTGGGGCCGCGTCATCAACATCGCCTCGGTGGCCGGCCTGGTGCCGGCGCCGGCCGGGCATACGCTCTACGGCGCGTCGAAGGCGTTCCTGATCCGATTCTCGGAAGCGCTGGCCGCCGAGAACGCGTCGAAGGGCGTGAACGTCACGGCCGTGTGCCCCGGCTTCACTTACAGCGAATTCCATGACGTGACCGGCACCCGGCAGCAGATGCACAGCGTGCCGAAGATGGCGTGGCTGAACGCAGCCGACGTCGCCCGCGAGGGTTACGAGGCCGTGATGCGCGGGGACCCGGTGTTCGTCAACGGACGCATTTACAGGCTCTTGCTCTGGCTGATGGGCGTCGTCCCCAAGGGCATCGTCAAGCGCATGTCGGGCAGCGCGGGACGGCGGTATCGCAAGGCGTGA
- a CDS encoding ABC transporter permease, whose protein sequence is METLLKDLRYALRWMARSPGFSAVAILSLGLGVGVNTAMFSLVDSLLFRPLPVTDPGSLVDVFTTGGDGDEYATSSYADFQDLKARNTVFTDMMGYSPMMAPLSLGDRSRITLGQVVTSNHFMLLGVQPFLGRLLVPSDDAPSAARVVVISHHMWQREFGGDPAIAGKSLTLRGLPYTIAGVAPPSFTGVVPLLTPELWLPVQHVEEVEPAGITDSVPSPIGTRRLERRGMRWMFIKGRLKPGTSVAQAHANVALIGSQLETANPVTNKDRKMAAVPTEDVRLLVPQAGGVLSAGAAGLMGIVGLVLLIACANVAGMLLARASARRREISVRLAIGASRARLIQQLLVEGLLLGLLGAVAATGLAWALVQGMQTMPLPLPVNVAFDLRIDARVLSFSLLIAVGTGLLAGLLPALKASSPSLVSDLRGDAPSTKVGGRRWALRDALVVTQVALTAVLLVVAGLLLRSLGASQRADVGFETKGLAAVAVDTDMVRYEPERGLEFWRQALARVGAMPGVTSAGLVSPTLPFTFNFNQQEMRIDNRTYTEGQRGEIIENVAVSPGYLPTLGVPVIEGRNVAASDIAGGPEVAVVNETMARKYWPNESAVGHTFQNPTNQRTYRIVGVSRDHKRHGVLEQASPFVYFAEAQRASRYNFLLARTNGDATALVNDLRRELLSMEPGLVFASANTMEQNLGLSLMPARVGAMLATAFGGLGTLLAAIGLYGVIAFSVARRTREIGVRMALGARPERVMGMVMRQGFSIVAIGLIVGGALAAVVAFALRGLLYGVQPLDPVAWGLAFTAMAIAAGLANFVPARRAMRIDPMTALRTD, encoded by the coding sequence GTGGAAACCCTCCTCAAGGACCTTCGATACGCGCTCCGGTGGATGGCCAGGAGCCCCGGCTTCTCAGCGGTCGCCATCCTGTCGCTCGGCCTGGGCGTGGGCGTCAACACCGCGATGTTCTCGCTGGTGGACTCCCTGCTGTTTCGTCCCTTGCCCGTCACCGACCCGGGGTCGCTGGTGGACGTGTTCACCACCGGCGGCGACGGTGACGAGTATGCGACCTCGTCGTATGCCGACTTCCAGGACCTGAAGGCGCGGAACACGGTCTTCACCGACATGATGGGCTACAGCCCGATGATGGCGCCGCTCAGCCTGGGCGACCGGTCGCGCATCACCCTCGGGCAGGTGGTCACCTCCAATCACTTCATGCTGCTCGGCGTGCAGCCGTTCCTCGGCCGGCTGCTCGTGCCATCCGACGATGCACCGTCGGCCGCGCGCGTGGTGGTGATTTCCCATCACATGTGGCAGCGCGAGTTCGGCGGCGACCCGGCGATCGCCGGCAAGTCCCTCACGCTGCGCGGCCTGCCGTACACCATTGCGGGCGTGGCGCCGCCGTCGTTCACGGGCGTGGTGCCGCTACTGACGCCTGAACTGTGGCTGCCCGTGCAGCACGTGGAAGAAGTGGAGCCCGCCGGCATCACCGATTCGGTGCCGTCACCGATCGGCACGAGGCGCCTCGAGCGCCGCGGCATGCGCTGGATGTTCATCAAGGGCCGTCTGAAGCCCGGCACTTCGGTCGCGCAGGCACACGCCAACGTGGCGTTGATCGGATCCCAGCTCGAGACCGCCAACCCGGTGACCAACAAGGACCGCAAGATGGCCGCGGTGCCGACCGAGGACGTGCGGCTGCTCGTGCCGCAGGCCGGCGGCGTGCTCTCGGCAGGCGCGGCGGGCCTGATGGGCATTGTTGGGCTCGTCCTCTTGATCGCCTGCGCGAACGTGGCCGGCATGCTGCTCGCCCGGGCCTCGGCGCGACGTCGTGAGATCAGCGTGCGGCTGGCGATTGGCGCCAGCCGCGCGCGGCTGATCCAGCAACTGCTGGTCGAGGGCTTGCTGCTGGGCCTCCTCGGCGCGGTCGCCGCGACCGGCCTCGCGTGGGCGCTCGTGCAGGGCATGCAGACCATGCCGTTGCCGCTGCCGGTCAACGTCGCCTTCGACCTCCGCATCGACGCGCGCGTGCTGTCGTTCTCGCTGCTCATCGCCGTCGGCACGGGCCTGCTGGCCGGCTTGTTGCCGGCGCTCAAGGCGTCGTCGCCCAGCCTGGTGTCGGACCTGCGGGGCGATGCCCCGTCCACCAAGGTCGGTGGCCGCCGCTGGGCGCTGCGCGACGCGCTGGTCGTCACGCAGGTGGCGCTCACCGCCGTCCTGCTGGTCGTGGCCGGCCTGCTGCTGCGCAGCCTGGGCGCTTCACAACGCGCCGATGTCGGCTTCGAGACCAAAGGGCTGGCCGCCGTTGCGGTCGATACCGACATGGTGCGCTACGAGCCGGAGCGCGGCCTCGAGTTCTGGCGCCAGGCGCTGGCGCGCGTCGGCGCCATGCCGGGCGTGACGTCGGCCGGGCTGGTGTCGCCGACGCTGCCGTTCACGTTCAACTTCAACCAGCAGGAAATGCGCATCGACAACCGCACCTACACCGAAGGCCAGCGCGGCGAGATCATCGAGAACGTGGCGGTGTCTCCGGGCTACCTGCCCACGCTGGGCGTGCCGGTCATCGAGGGGCGCAACGTCGCGGCGTCCGACATCGCCGGCGGCCCGGAGGTGGCCGTGGTCAACGAGACCATGGCGCGGAAGTACTGGCCGAACGAGTCGGCCGTGGGGCACACCTTTCAGAACCCGACCAACCAGCGCACCTACCGCATTGTCGGCGTCAGCCGCGATCACAAGCGCCACGGCGTGCTCGAGCAGGCGTCGCCGTTCGTCTACTTCGCCGAGGCGCAGCGGGCGAGCCGCTACAACTTCCTGCTGGCGCGGACCAATGGCGACGCGACGGCGCTGGTCAACGACCTGCGGCGCGAGCTGCTGTCGATGGAGCCGGGCCTGGTGTTCGCGTCGGCGAACACCATGGAGCAGAACCTGGGGCTCAGCCTGATGCCGGCGCGGGTCGGCGCCATGCTGGCCACGGCGTTCGGTGGCCTCGGCACGCTGCTGGCGGCGATCGGGCTCTACGGTGTGATCGCGTTTTCGGTGGCGCGGCGCACCCGCGAGATCGGCGTCCGCATGGCGCTTGGCGCCCGGCCGGAGCGGGTCATGGGCATGGTCATGCGCCAGGGCTTCTCGATTGTGGCGATTGGGCTGATCGTGGGCGGCGCCCTGGCCGCGGTGGTGGCGTTCGCGCTCCGCGGCCTGCTCTACGGGGTGCAGCCGCTCGATCCGGTCGCGTGGGGCCTGGCCTTCACGGCCATGGCCATTGCCGCCGGCCTGGCGAACTTCGTGCCCGCACGACGGGCCATGCGGATCGATCCGATGACGGCGCTGCGCACCGACTGA